The stretch of DNA TGCTGCCCATCGGAAGCCTGAGTTGACTGTTTCTTTGACTTCTCGCAGATACTGAACACCTTTGGTTAAGTCGACCAATATGTTTCGGTGTTCTTCTAGGGCCCATACGTTTCGGGATTCTTGGGAAGTCCATCCAGCTTCTTCCCTTAGGGTGTCACCGATTCGTTTGTTTCCCATGGCTTCAAACAGGGCACCTTTCTCCATCAAGTCAACAACATTTTGTTCCAAGGGTTCAACCTTGAGCCAGAATCTGCTGTGCTTGTTGGGACTCTTTGCCATTGCAACCACACCTTCTTTGGATGCAGTTTCCCTGTAAACAACCAATGGTTGAGAGGTTATGAGTTCGATTCCTCCACCTTGTTGTCGGAGGGTCTTAACAGCGATTTCAAGGTGAAGCTCACCCATTCCGCTAAGAAGGTATTCTCCAGTTTCTTTGTTAATGTTAGTTACCAAGTTCGGGTCGTCAACAGTTAACCGGTCCATCAATTCGATGAGTCGAGGCAAATCGCGTGGATGTTTGGGTTCAATTGCAATGGTGATAACTGGTTCAGAAACGTACTGAATATTTTCGAAAGGCACCATATCCTTTTCAGAACCCACGCTGACAAGGGTTTCTCCTGCACGGGCAAGATCCATTCCTAGAACTGCTGCAATATTTCCAGCACCCATTTTACCAACTACTTCTCGGAAAGCACCCATATACATGGATACTTGCTGAACACGGTAGTCCTTTTTTGCGCCTACTAGATAAACTCGCTCTCCTTCGTTTAGGCATCCTGAAAAGATACGGCCAGTTGCAACCAATCCTGCGTGGGGGTCCATGGCTGCTGAAGTCAAACACATTACAACAGGACCCTTTTCGTCACATTCAATCATGGCTTTTCCAATTTTAGAATCTGCTTCACCTTTCCAAACTTTAGGAACACGATATTTCTGGGCAGTTAATGGATTTGGAAGGTTTTTAACAGCCATGTCCAGTATAGCATTATGTAATGGAACAATTTCTGCAAGTTTTTCGTGTGTTCCATTATGGTAAGCATCAACAACGTCACTGAACTTGATTCCTGCTTTTTCTGCCTGCTCTAGAGTGAATCCCCATTTGTGCAGGGCAGAACCAAAAGCTACGGTGCCTTTGGTGGGGTCGACTTTCCAGACGTTTTTGACTTCTTTTTCTCCGTATATGGAAATCAAGTTGTTAAAGTCCCGTATGATTCGCAAAAGTTTAGTTTGCATCTGTTCTGCGTTGAGTTTGAGTTCTTTAATCAAGCGGTCAACTTTGTTGATGAATAGAACAGGTTGAACGCGTTCGTTCAATGCTTGGCGGGTAACGGTTTCAGTCTGAACCATTACTTCTTCGACGGCGTCTACAA from Candidatus Bathyarchaeum sp. encodes:
- a CDS encoding elongation factor EF-2, producing the protein MPKFRQTSDLVKLMNKKEDIRNIGIIAHIDHGKTTMSDSLLAEAGLLSPKIAGAARALDYLEEEQKRGITIKSANISLLHEVDGKSHVINLIDTPGHVDFTGKVTRALRAIDGAVVVVDAVEEVMVQTETVTRQALNERVQPVLFINKVDRLIKELKLNAEQMQTKLLRIIRDFNNLISIYGEKEVKNVWKVDPTKGTVAFGSALHKWGFTLEQAEKAGIKFSDVVDAYHNGTHEKLAEIVPLHNAILDMAVKNLPNPLTAQKYRVPKVWKGEADSKIGKAMIECDEKGPVVMCLTSAAMDPHAGLVATGRIFSGCLNEGERVYLVGAKKDYRVQQVSMYMGAFREVVGKMGAGNIAAVLGMDLARAGETLVSVGSEKDMVPFENIQYVSEPVITIAIEPKHPRDLPRLIELMDRLTVDDPNLVTNINKETGEYLLSGMGELHLEIAVKTLRQQGGGIELITSQPLVVYRETASKEGVVAMAKSPNKHSRFWLKVEPLEQNVVDLMEKGALFEAMGNKRIGDTLREEAGWTSQESRNVWALEEHRNILVDLTKGVQYLREVKETVNSGFRWAARNGPLCDEPIRGCKVSLLDAKLHEDPVHRGPAQIMPAMKRALWGSFLTADPVLSEPIYKIGVSVPHQFVGDVTGLITRKRGRIVSSEQKGPITNVTGFLPVSETFGLSADMRGSTSGHAFWQTQFDHWEKVPASISTEVIAGIRKRRGLPEDVPSANKFIDKA